A genome region from Rattus norvegicus strain BN/NHsdMcwi chromosome 17, GRCr8, whole genome shotgun sequence includes the following:
- the Tubal3 gene encoding tubulin alpha chain-like 3 isoform X2, with translation MERLSVEYCKKTKLEFSVYPSPRISTAVVEPYNAILTTHSTIEYSDCTFMVDNEAVYNICHRKLGVEHPSYSSINRLIAQVLSSITASLRFEGPLNVDLIEFQTNLVPYPRIHFPITTLAPIISAEKAYQEHLSVPDITASCFELSNQLVKCDPRLGKYMACCLLYRGDVVPKDVNEAIAAMKSRTSVQFVDWCPTGFKVGINCQPPTVVPGGDLARVQRAVCMLSNTTAIVEAWARLDHKFDLMYAKKAFLHWYITEGMELGEFEEAREDLAALEKDYEEVGLSF, from the coding sequence ATGGAGCGACTCTCTGTAGAGTATTGCAAGAAGACAAAATTGGAGttctctgtctatccatctcCTCGAATCTCCACTGCGGTGGTAGAACCGTACAATGCCATCCTCACCACTCACTCCACCATAGAATACTCAGACTGTACCTTCATGGTGGACAATGAGGCTGTGTACAACATCTGCCATCGCAAACTTGGCGTCGAGCATCCTTCCTATTCGAGTATCAACAGGCTGATTGCTCAGGTGCTGTCTTCCATTACTGCTTCCCTGCGATTTGAAGGACCTTTGAATGTGGACTTAATTGAATTCCAGACCAACCTAGTACCTTATCCACGAATACATTTCCCCATCACCACCCTTGCCCCCATCATCTCTGCTGAAAAGGCGTACCAAGAGCACCTCTCTGTGCCTGACATCACTGCTTCTTGCTTTGAGCTCTCCAACCAGTTGGTCAAGTGTGATCCCCGGCTTGGGAAGTACATGGCTTGCTGCTTACTATACAGAGGAGATGTGGTCCCCAAGGATGTCAATGAAGCAATTGCAGCCATGAAGTCGAGGACCTCTGTTCAGTTTGTAGATTGGTGTCCAACTGGTTTCAAGGTGGGCATCAATTGTCAGCCACCCACAGTGGTACCAGGAGGGGATCTAGCCAGGGTTCAGCGTGCTGTGTGTATGTTGAGCAATACCACAGCGATTGTGGAAGCCTGGGCCCGCCTAGACCACAAATTTGACCTCATGTACGCCAAGAAGGCATTTCTGCACTGGTACATCACAGAAGGCATGGAGCTTGGGGAGTTTGAAGAGGCCAGGGAAGATCTGGCTGCTCTGGAAAAAGATTATGAAGAAGTGGGTCTAAGTTTCTGA